ttggtgattttacttgaattgacttttgatcacataagatattggctttattggctattaaccaatccattcctaacacgacatcaaatcctaccagattcattgggtaaaggtttgcaataaattttttttttaaatttctattcttgctccttgcaagatttcagaaatcttaacggtttctccatttgttgtctctactagacattcttgtggtagtttagttaatgattgatttaggagtttgcaaagtgaagtattaataaaactttggtttgcaccagagtcaaataatactttagcaaatatatcattaactaaaaacgtaccagcaatgacgtccggaattagtctagcttcgtctgtagttagaacgaatgctctagcatttttaggatttttgttgtttgcagttggagccaatttcggacagtttgtcctgatgtgacctttttctccacaattgaaacacattccattactggatttcttcttgcaattctcttccttgtgtcctgggaccttgcaaaaattacagtaagtagagcatcttctggaatgcttctttctgcaggctttgcagtatggtgcagaggtagaacctacattcctacgattggaattcccagaacggaattcttgagtaagcttttgggttaggtttctcctctgatcttcttctctagttctcactagttcatcattcaaggtattggctagttctacagtttcttctatggtttggggtctagctgccttgactacatgtctaatctctccaattaatccccagatgtaacgggagattaacactggttcaggtgatgcaagggtaggtactatcctagcatattcaaagaatatggtagtgtaacctttactgtctaccccgaccattctaagattcagaaatttatttgctatttgttccttttcattaggagggcagaatttcctttctaccatatttttgaattcctcccattccatgttataaattttatcacttcctcttgactggaggatagtgttccaccattctaaggctgcgtttttaaacagatttgaagcaaacattatcttatcttcttcagcacacttgcttattttcagaacggcctcagtcttctctatccagcgtagggctgcaatgggtccttcattgcccgagaattctattggcttACAGGACCataattccttgtaagaacaaccatatggcatggttcttcttcttttgggaatgggcgcttgaagtacgggtccattgtttacgctgttttccagttcacttggtcgtttactattatgcttacttttattattcgcttcttgaaccgtttgaataataaatggcattgcatctataattccttgtgccactatgtgttgaacggcactattatccatttggtttccattgttattgttgtccggattctcattaaccacgttaatgttactctggttatcgttattcagattatcctgattttcctcgtcggccatctgaattttaaacaattaccaaatattaatatcacaattaatatttgaatatagccaatcacatgacacgcacttttaaccaaaagcgtcgagcattgcgacttttactctatttatatagtatgcatcattacacactagtattgaaatttaaattacaatatcGACTGAAATGTAAatctacaatactaatagtaggcatccttagtgtttttttttctaacacatacacacatatattttattattattactactaccgttcctgtcatcacattcactgatatggattcatccaaaaatccatattacgctcatcgtatttccatacgaggcgttctcccacctgtcgcattctctcactgctttctaaaatttcttccccaaaagtcctaagttcttggacattttctgcactcattgggggtgcaggttctaggactgggtttggaaactggggtacgggttcttgatacggaggcataggggcctggtacgggtatggattctctaaaatttccctaacatatgcatcactaatgttgtagggatcttgaggatctaaccctgggtaagctcctaagttgggcattggcacattttcctgtattgggttctgttgcacgtagtccctaacatcgtcccaccaggggtcgtagttgtttgggtctaggggatctggtgcaggtaccctaggtatctcctccgggttgtaatcaggcatttctatctggttttctacttccatgggttggtcaggattttgtggttggggtgctagcatttgttccaggtttgggtcagcagcagtggttgctaaaatatggatattagcgatacccctattaagcatatcctgattataagcatcagtctctctttttgctgcggctaacactcgctgctcctgcaactttttcattcttttcctacgctcgtgcgctcccctactgaaccatcccctctttttctgaggaaatggctcttcagactgagccttaaacacaaagattccttcttctgtgtcagcagaataccctgagagggcaggctgagaagaggaggtgccttcgctcctaggcgaaccagacagttgacgataggtgtcggaaggtccttggtcgctcatactgtaaactaacaaatagtcagataacacatagcaagaaatacaattatacacgtatttccataatttatttcctaacactttgaattttgatgtcagcagaacacttctgtggctgaatcagtggcatagctctgataccaccttctgtcacagcccccgatccctagttcccgggaacgggcggccgtgagccagtttcggtggtatcacgtttatttattcatcaggaccgtagttaggaaatgttaaatcagagtaaaccacctcgtttaataatattaaacatatgggtaaaacccaagtttccagtacacacattttataggaataaatcctatttatttaataaaaacatccattttattcttaggtaactttattgccacttttccaagccttcagtgctgtccagctggcttctatttggctttcacattttgttacctgaaacgcgttttaaaaacattttgtcagtggaaatactggtgagtgaatcccagtttaatcaagtttaagtaaaaaccaatttgcagtattgaggggcacatccgcaattacatttgtatccaagacatcacaattaacatcagtggtacggtcatactcaacttatgggacgttaccacgccagtaaccaattttgtatacaaaaccccaacatacctactataattgtattctttacaaatactcaataactgctttgtatatatttaatttagtgaggttttgttaaaaacagtaaacaaaaaggtttacaaaaagtgaatcaactcacattgctgtcttaggttattctttagggtttcctggtgaatatctataaattacacaaatgcacgtgtgttagtataataacccattttaacattagtaataccctccccgagacggcattccaacgactacgtcgggcagaaccacgacagccgttacggaaccctagatcaatcgggcagcgtatctaatacgtctccaggggttacaatacttacatcgtagcagaacctcgctattttagggggtataacgcccgggtataataacgccactacagaaaatttgagaaagaaagaaagaaatgagcgagacggactgaaggctgatgccctctatttatagggctgtaatcgattcttcacgcggcccgcgttaagtaaggctaacccttacgcggcccgcgttaacctccggtcaacgtatagcttggcccggtcacctTCTAGATTTGAtacggtgatgacacgtgtcatcaccgggctgcgccacattctaggtcgctcgcggcccgcatggacttaagcgATCTTGtatgcggcccgcatcaactaatgaTTTCAGCGGATTCTGGTTGCGttctaatgcggcccgcgttaagttgaggtgaggtcaatgcggcccgcctcaacttaataattattgtttttaatttattttatatgttatattgtattttgggctcggttttcacatacggttgcatataaagacatgttgagacatttaaagatatattagggtgtcagaactattatgagggtgtcggttttaccgagggttgttatacccacttatctaagtgtgttaattcatcaaatccttcaattcatagcatgttatgtatgattttcacttagggtttcgttcctaagcaagtatacatcactaatctagccatagcttctataatccatgcctaattcgcgattaggatgattaccaaatttttacaacttcacgaatgttagaaattcgacataccttacgatccccttgacttggtgatcattaatccgcATTCCGTTGTGAATTTAAGCGTCGTTTAGCCCTCCAATTTGATGAATTTGGATGAGCTAGGGTTTGGAGCTCTTGCTCCTTCTCCTGGACGAtttcacgcacacacacacacacaccaagtgtgtgtgtgttgtttttatttttttgttttaataaaccaAGTTTCCCACTTGGCAATATTAGTCCCCCATGTTTTATAACTTTATAAAAAAGGTTATTACCCATATTTTCTTCATTGTTTTAAGACACCTTTTTAACTAGGTTGATGTTCCTAGCTACTTGGTGAATTCGGGAAAGTTATGActtagtttattttaagtcccgttaactcgggcctcttaTAAACTTTACttccttaaaagcttttattcacgttttatttaatattaggtttaattatttaaatcttaatatttaccgggttaatttttaccactaacggtattttacccgttcattaATATTAAGGTGGTTTGATAACCAAatccgttttcggggtgttacagtgaCATTGTTCCATTACGGGTGCTCCTTGGTATAAAATATTCGTGTTTTTGTTACATACGCttccgttatttaaaaaaaatgtatatatatagttTTCACTAGTTAAAGTTTGTTTTGAATGACATATATATACGTGCATTTTTATTTGTCAAAAGTGTTTTGAATTATCCTTGTAACGAAATAAACACATAAATAATATGAACCGGGTTCATGAAATAAAAGTAAAATTATACCACGGACTTCCTTCAGTGCTTTCATGAGCTGTCAAGGTTGTGTATGTGCGGATAGATCCTGAATAAGAACACTAGAACAGGCTGAGTGTTTTGAAAGCTAAATGTGAGTATAACCCTACGCGCAACTTGCATATCATTTGGAACCATACTCCTTCGATTACTATAACCATTACATTCAGGTCTTAAAAACCTAGTCTTACATTAGATGATAGTGGATGACCATATAAAAACATTTCATGATGACAAATGTCATATGATACAAATAATTAAAAACAGTCTATTAAGAAATAATAATACGAGTACATACTATTTCAGTCTTCCAAAATAACAAGAGGCGAACTGTTACAACTACCTACTTAATACTTATTCAATTATTACTATATAACTTTCAATCATTGTTTTGATTGTTAAGTCTCAAGTTCGTTTGCAAGAAGTAGGATTGTTCATGTGCGGTTGATGACTGGACTGAGACTGATAATCACAAAAAATTCGTGACATTAATGTCATTAGACATAGATAAAAAATAGTATGTATGAGAAGTTGCAGTGTAAAGTTGTAGAAGTAATTTAGACAGTAGTGTAAAatcgtaaaagtaatttagacGCTAACGTGGTTAGGCAAATATAAAGTTTGTAGAAGTAATTTAGACAATAGTGTAAAATCGTAAGAGTAATTTAGACACTAACGTGATTAGGCAAATATAAAGATAGTATAATAATGTGTCGCATGTTGTggtgtaaagtcgtaaaagtaatttaaacaaaaGTATGTGTTAAGTTATTAAATAGAAAAGGTAAGAAGGTCAAAATAGTCAATTACCAAAAGTTAGAAGTAAATACGTAATTTATTAAAAGCTTGAGGGTTAATAATGAATGTTGTCAAAATTTTAAGGTTAATCGAAAAAAGTAAATACCTAAGATACCTAAAAGGTTTCAATTACACTTATATGGTCTGGTCTGTCCACACTCCATATTGGTAGAGGTGGACAAAAAACCCGAACTTGAGTATTAGAAAATCTGGGCCCGGACCTGACTCTAACCGTAGGGTAGGGACCGAGTATGCATATTTAGTTCAATACCCGAACCCAAACCCAGGTTTTTTCATACCCGGTTTGTACTCGAGTTTTCAGTGTACCCGAGTTTCCATAAAACCCATACCCGGGTTTTCGTAATACCCGTAACCGGGTTTTCATAATACTCGTAATACCCGGACTCGTTGTGTACAATAACTCTTAGAGCTTGCGTGAGGCTTTTTTGGGCAGATGTCAAGGCATAcaatatgtataaataaatgtttCCATTATATTTCTTTGTTTTATGCCCAAAAAAGAATCGAAAAACCCGATCTATACCCGAACCATACCCCGACCAATACCCGAACCCTACTCCGACCCGGAAATAGAGTATTCTAATGCCCGGGTATTGAAACCCCGAACCCGGGTACACAGGGTATAGATTTTCTGGCCAATAGCCGGACCCCAACCCGACCCGGGTAGGGTCTATACCCAAAAAGTCAAAACCCGATCATATCCATACCAGGGTATATACCCGAACCcaagtatttaaaaaaaaacccggTTTGTGCACCTCTAGTCTAGAGATGGCAAAAAAGCCCAAGCCCAACGGGTATGCCCGAAACCCGAAACATACGGGTCAGATATACCCGAAGCCCAATGGGTATGGGTCGAGTACGagcttaaaaaagaaaaaaatcgggtacgggtatgggatttagtgatacccgACCAATTAACCCGAATAATACCCGAAACTATCATATTATAgatttccatatatatatatatatatatatatatatatatatatatatatatatatatatatataaacttagtacATGTACTTATTACCTTCTCTATAGTCATATGTGGATATGTAAATGGCAGGTGCTTAGTGAACACATaacttatttttgagcatgtataTTGGATGGAAGCTATCACCCTTTGTTATGTGGATGTTTATGCATTTAGGTGGTCCAGATacaattacttaattaagtaatcgtTTTGATTTAGTTTGGTATATGTAGTCTGAATGTGATATGTAATTCATTAATCATATTTTCATATGTTATagtcattaaaatagtaaattatataaacatcaaagaAAAAATTGTACATTTGTCCCAACGggtatttttaagaaattaacgggtatacacgatacccgcgggtatgcccgatacccgacgggtaattaccagACAAATATCTGACGGGTAACGGACCGGGTGTGGGACAAAAAATTACCACCGGATATAAacctgggattaccaatacccagCCCAAATCTGGCCCATTGTCATTCCCTCTACACATTGAGAACGTTCATGTCAAATACAAAATACAAAATCCAAAAAGCAAAGGCCAAAAATACTATTAAGTAGTCCAATACAAATTGTCCAAAATATCAAAAGCAGCGTAACGcaaaacataaacaacataacTTTGACTCctccacttgaattccaaatagcACTAAACGTGGTTCCAGGCCCACAAAACAAAGAAACCACCAAGCCCACAAAAATATATAATAGATCACAAAAATACTCAGCCAAATATCATAAAGTTAAAtgcttgtaatttactcatttaattaatttaatcaataatgtgttataataaaattatattaaCTATTTTGCCtctgaagaaaaagacaaaataacaGAATTTTATTAGACAAACTGATTTAacttttggaccaaaataacaataaaagtgaaaccatagggacccagatttaaaatgtttgagttttggactaaagtgtcaaaagtaaccaaacctctgGGACCAAAATAGCAATTTACTCTATGATATGAGGATATAAAATAGTAACGCTGTAGATCATCTGCTCGTATCTTACCTTTTTTTTACAAATTAATTGAAAGTTAAGTTGTAGATCATTTGCTCGTATCTTACCTTTCTTTTACACATTAGCTGAAAGTTAATACATACATATAGGGGTATATTAATTTCaaagacaaaagatcaaatacaaatacatcTATTATACAAAACGTACGAATAGGGTGAAAATGTAAAAAATGCGGGGACATTTTCGTAATTTACTCGTaaagtaattatcaaaattaccctacaaatgatcttgtatgataattttgatcttgtagggtaattttgtaaaatgttcttgtagtgtaattttgatcttatagagtaattttgtaaaatgttcttgtaaggtaattttgatcttgtagagtaattttgtagcgtattataattactctacaaatgatcttgtatatggtaattttgatcttgtaagataattttgatcttgtatggtaattttgtagagtatcataattggGTTATTGCATTTAAATAATCCAAAGTTTCATCTTTtagccgataataatctcaactataaAAATTCCCTCCAACGATCTCAACTTATAAAAATTTGGCCCCCATTGATCCTTTTATAACATATAAGAATTTCGCCTACTCAATTGATTCAAGTGCACCTGGAACCTCCTTAATTTAATTAAGTCACCTACAGCTTGAAAAGGATCGATGTGGgtcaaattcttacaagttgggatcgtTAGGGGAAATGTTTAGAGTTGGGATTATTAACGACCAATAGACGAAACTTAgcattattaaaatccaataacccattataattactctacaagtgtatcaaaattaccatacaataacattttacaaaattaccctacaagatcaaaattattttacaatatcatttgtagagtaattttgataattaccctacgagtaaataattacagAAATATCACTGCGTTTTCTTTTTTACATGACTTTTGTATGTTTTGTATGATAAGGCTGTTTTTACGTCAACATAACTCTAATTTCAAAACCAATATGTTTAGAACCACatcatataataataataataatataatgcATTTGTATGTAGTGTATAAAAGATAATTAAAGTAGTGGAAAACAAAAAAAgtaatcatttaaaaaaataacaaagcTTTCTCTAATTGTTAAATTGAGTCTACTAAACTAATGGTGATAAACACTGCCTACAAATGAATTATACAAAATACATAtgagttttatatttttttcaacTTTTAAAAAAACGAAAAATCTATAAAGATGTTCTTTGATTGCTAAGCAGGGGCACAACTATTAAGGGGCTGGGAGGGGGGCCCTCGACCCTCGAACTTTTTGCACAGTAGTGTTATGTATctacgtttcgtatagaattttttaggtatatttgttttcgaccccctggtttaataaaaaaaattaggtaTATTCGTTTTCGACCCCCCGAATATTATATAGCCCAAATAATTATATTTGACCCAAATATTGTATCTGTAAACGTGTCTGGAAGAATATATTGTTTATAGCCCAAATAATTAGATAGTCTAATTCCATAATTAATACCATTATACAAAGTCCAGCCCACCTTATTATTAAAAAAACCAAAATCGTTGTGCTTGTTGGATACGACGAGTCGACCACGCCACTGCACCAGACCCTACGCTGTAGAAGTGAGAACGgaaggaaaagaaaaaagaaatcGTTGCGCTGCTTGTTCGACTTCAACAGGAGCTTCAATCTTCGACGGATTTCGACGGATTCTTCTTAAATCTACATAAGGTATGTGTTTTTAatctttaggtttaatttaggGCTGCGATATatgtgatttaggttgaaattTGGGGTGAAATTGGGGCCGAATTTTTGCCttaaacttgttgaatcttttTGTTAACTTGAAATTTGGGGTGATTTGTTAACTTGTTATTAGATTATGCTATGGTGAAGAATAAAAACTGTAATTTACATAGAAAAAGAAATTGCTGAGAACTTTGATTCGGAGTCTATAATTGAAGAATTCAAAAATCTTAACGGAAGACGGGCACAACTATAATTCTTCATCCAGGTGAACCGGGTATACCCACTTTCCTCTCCTTTTTAATGTTTTGGTGTCTTTGTTTAGTTGTTTGTCAAACAATGTTTACTttttaatgtttgagaacgttttttatttgatattaatgtttgacccgacccgaatcgaatcaTCGACGTCTGACCCGAACATATCACCTCGAAACAAAGCGATAGAAAAAAAATTAGGTCCGGTGACTTTCGACCCTCCATaaaaattttcaagcttcgccaccaTTGCTAAGTAAGTTGTAAACCAATGGTGGTAAACAATATAATATACGAAACTACTACAACCATTTACACTAGTGACTTATTAGTTGTTACATGATTACTTTCCATAACACCCCCCACAACCGAAATCATCAACTAAGAAGCGGAAACCACCGTTCCCTAAGATCAGACTGATAAGAAAGCAAGAACAAAAGAAGCACAAGAACCAAACCAACACCCCACGGAGTTGAGCCGGCATTTGAATCATTATCCGCCACAAAGAACGTCGAGCGGCCGGTAGCATCAAATGTGGAAATCAACTGAAGAACCACTAATAACAAAACCGGTGAAATGATAAAAACCAACCTAAGACTATCGAAGAAACCCTCGAACATTGATTCGTAACTCGAGTACCATGACAAGCTTAGGAACATGAAGAGTATGATGAGGAAGAAACACAAATGAAGTGGTATTGGTGATTGAGACACCATTTTTGTTTGAGGGTTTGATTTGAGTTTGTGGTACTAACACATGTGGTGTGGTTCGTTTTATAGTGGGAACAAACAAGAAGGTGCTCTTTAACTCTTGCGGGCTATCACATATTTTATGGAATATGGTTTTCTATATGAGGATAAAATAATGTTTATACGttacttaattttttttaattatagtTCAGATATTGTAATTAATTGTATATTAAAATGATGATAACTTGTATGGAACTACTTGATTTAGAAAACGTATACAAAGGTTTGATACATATTTAAATGGAAAACAAAATTTATCATTTATCAATGCAATAAAACCTCAAAATTAAAAGATCTCGAAATCTACCCGAAACTctaaatcaaaatatatttatgtTAAATGTATTTATCAGCGACCAAAATGGTCATttacagaattattatttaacgTATTAATTAACAACTCTATTTGGCATTATACAAATATATGGTATGGTGGGTCTATTTGTTGCGAGTGAAATTTACTTTTACACGTTATATTGTGCAAGTGTAAGTGTGTCACATATAAATAAAAAGGATGAATGTGTGGTTTTTTTTTCTATTATGAGGAAACCGCATCAAAAAATAAGGGTAACTTACTTTTTAATCCCTGTGATTTAGTGGATTTAAATATTTGAGTCCAATATTAGAATGTTTAATGTCCTAAGTCTCTGTCCCTATTGCcacttttttttaacaatttgagtccaaatttctaactccaTCCACCAAGTATGTTAACtatgagggtaatttggtcatttacacagaaagtacaagtctTATATACACATAAGTACAAAAAACAAGTCTTTAATGCATAAACTTTTAAtatataagatatatatatatatatatatatatatatatatatataattacatatgtctaataaaacacacacacctaCACACACTTTCTCTGTC
This is a stretch of genomic DNA from Helianthus annuus cultivar XRQ/B chromosome 16, HanXRQr2.0-SUNRISE, whole genome shotgun sequence. It encodes these proteins:
- the LOC110919901 gene encoding uncharacterized protein LOC110919901 → MVSQSPIPLHLCFFLIILFMFLSLSWYSSYESMFEGFFDSLRLVFIISPVLLLVVLQLISTFDATGRSTFFVADNDSNAGSTPWGVGLVLVLLLFLLSYQSDLRERWFPLLS